Proteins from one Bacteroides mediterraneensis genomic window:
- a CDS encoding heparinase II/III family protein, whose amino-acid sequence MRYLMIILSFLFFPICGNSQQKERPFIWASCDDRAEILNKIEKYEWAGKFYDDLKKKVDNELNVYNKDKDSFLRRLPLDWSKQSGGAYPPFYYLPLNDKEKLSKAVAGLANSVQLSTDCAVMYYLTGNEEYAQCALDISYSIVMGLKQTVWDENAKTNGGWIYPDDNLRELRYMASLPVVYDFIYPYIMSGAKAYNLVSKGNEEPDMYVYQYVFHIYARSAVEHGHSGSNWSVLEASCLVNCALAMENMDLRNKYLDHFLNVSNSTQDCIRDIAKEYKNKGDIWPETSQYSNGVADLSTKLMLIMDKYNPSLRLVEKYINIPWSLPRWSELIFPNGDLVRFGDGHRYGGASPVQLEVAYALADKEGLTELKERMGGYILRKINEGKYNRPVVDEKYSIAVEPYYDPAMLLWCAGEIEGTPNETKLPRTDNLSHAGLYLQRNLSPTGKKEDGLMAFVAGASFVHSHAGGMNIELYGKGEVIGVDGGRGAYQKDIHENYSRLYAAHNCVISNGRSSSYGGWVNLGTSTVEMVSMEPEPWEDVVSENYSYSTTMFEDKTMGEDNALHQRTLAVVRTSPTTGYYVDVFRAKSDNEKQYHDYLYHNIADEVKLKDNKPALFETPERFKASASLPWKKNSSYRHPGWHFFKNVKTSAKYESDVTGIFKAKKLGENGINMRFFILGEPEREYSFVDAPATFEVNKEYSDKPTPTIVVRKYGDAWNEPFAVVYEPTSGLTDNGSVVNVDKLQKDGIFKGLCVKSIIEGKELIQYIIIQHATETFKIRDIDFAGHFAIVSYSDGKLKDVYVGNGKSISVGGKVFYNADEGLGNFYVKTMK is encoded by the coding sequence ATGAGATATTTGATGATAATATTGTCTTTTTTGTTCTTTCCTATTTGTGGTAATAGTCAGCAGAAAGAACGACCTTTTATCTGGGCTTCATGTGATGACAGGGCTGAGATTCTAAATAAAATTGAGAAATATGAATGGGCTGGCAAGTTTTATGATGATTTGAAAAAGAAGGTTGATAACGAGTTGAATGTGTATAATAAAGACAAGGATTCTTTCCTTAGGAGGCTTCCTCTTGATTGGAGTAAACAATCAGGAGGAGCTTATCCTCCTTTTTATTATTTGCCATTAAATGATAAGGAAAAACTTTCGAAGGCGGTAGCTGGACTGGCAAACAGTGTGCAGTTATCAACTGATTGTGCTGTAATGTATTATTTGACCGGTAACGAAGAATACGCTCAGTGTGCTTTGGATATTTCATATTCCATAGTCATGGGATTGAAGCAAACGGTATGGGATGAGAATGCAAAGACAAATGGAGGGTGGATTTATCCGGATGATAATTTGAGAGAACTCAGATATATGGCGTCCCTGCCTGTCGTTTATGACTTTATTTATCCATATATAATGAGTGGAGCAAAAGCTTATAACCTTGTGTCGAAAGGTAACGAGGAACCGGATATGTATGTATACCAGTATGTATTCCATATATATGCCCGTTCGGCAGTAGAACATGGACATTCAGGAAGCAACTGGTCGGTATTGGAGGCTTCTTGTCTGGTAAACTGTGCATTGGCCATGGAAAATATGGATTTGCGCAATAAGTATTTAGATCATTTCCTGAACGTAAGTAACAGTACTCAAGACTGTATCCGTGATATAGCAAAGGAATATAAGAATAAAGGTGATATCTGGCCTGAAACTTCGCAGTATTCGAATGGTGTTGCGGATTTGTCAACAAAGCTTATGCTGATAATGGACAAATATAATCCTTCTCTGAGATTGGTGGAAAAATATATAAACATACCATGGTCATTGCCAAGATGGAGTGAATTGATTTTTCCAAATGGTGATCTTGTAAGGTTTGGCGATGGGCACAGATACGGTGGGGCTTCACCAGTACAACTGGAAGTGGCATATGCATTGGCAGATAAAGAAGGTCTTACAGAATTAAAGGAAAGAATGGGCGGATACATTCTGAGGAAGATAAATGAAGGGAAATATAATCGTCCTGTCGTGGATGAAAAATACTCTATAGCCGTTGAACCATATTATGATCCTGCCATGTTGTTGTGGTGTGCAGGGGAGATTGAAGGTACTCCCAATGAAACAAAACTTCCTAGAACGGATAATCTGTCGCACGCAGGACTTTATCTTCAGAGAAATTTAAGTCCTACCGGTAAAAAAGAAGACGGACTTATGGCTTTTGTAGCTGGTGCCTCATTTGTACACAGTCATGCCGGAGGCATGAACATAGAGCTTTATGGTAAAGGAGAAGTTATAGGTGTAGATGGAGGACGAGGTGCTTACCAGAAAGATATTCATGAGAATTATTCACGCCTATATGCAGCACATAACTGTGTGATATCAAACGGTAGATCATCTTCTTACGGTGGTTGGGTAAATCTTGGAACATCTACAGTGGAGATGGTTTCAATGGAGCCTGAACCTTGGGAAGATGTTGTATCTGAAAATTATTCATATAGCACTACTATGTTTGAGGATAAGACCATGGGAGAGGATAATGCTCTTCACCAGAGAACTTTGGCTGTAGTAAGGACATCGCCGACTACAGGGTATTATGTGGATGTATTCAGGGCTAAGTCTGATAATGAGAAACAGTATCATGACTATTTATATCATAATATTGCAGACGAGGTGAAACTGAAAGATAATAAACCTGCATTGTTTGAGACTCCAGAACGTTTCAAAGCTTCTGCTAGTCTGCCATGGAAGAAGAATTCCTCATACAGGCATCCGGGATGGCATTTCTTCAAGAATGTAAAAACGTCTGCAAAATATGAATCAGATGTAACAGGAATCTTTAAGGCAAAAAAACTTGGTGAAAACGGTATTAATATGCGTTTCTTTATATTGGGTGAACCTGAAAGAGAGTATTCTTTTGTTGATGCACCTGCCACTTTTGAAGTAAATAAAGAATATTCGGATAAACCGACTCCTACAATCGTAGTTAGAAAATATGGTGATGCATGGAATGAACCTTTTGCGGTAGTTTATGAACCAACTTCTGGCTTGACAGATAATGGAAGTGTTGTTAATGTAGATAAACTTCAGAAAGATGGTATTTTCAAGGGATTATGTGTGAAATCAATCATTGAAGGTAAGGAACTGATACAATATATCATAATACAGCATGCAACCGAAACCTTTAAAATCCGTGATATAGATTTCGCCGGACATTTTGCGATAGTTTCTTATAGTGATGGGAAACTGAAGGATGTATATGTAGGAAACGGAAAAAGTATCAGTGTTGGAGGGAAAGTCTTCTATAATGCTGATGAAGGTTTGGGAAATTTTTACGTTAAGACGATGAAATGA
- a CDS encoding sulfatase yields MNRNLFLGILLMPLCTIAQERPNIIYIFTDQHSAQALSCMGNDDVSTPNIDRLADAGVLFTRAYCSAPLSGPSRTSMFTGFYSHEIGVNMNGKPLPKGFEKNVLGNLLSVVGYECAYAGKWHVHTSSMPEENAFGFEVIHSHNDNGLAETCVDFLNKKHAKPFFLVASFDNPHNICEYARQQSLPYGEIEMASLEDCPGLPANFAINPYDADVIAYEKTQNYSAYPTIYYTADDWRKYRYTYYKLVEKIDAEIGKIIDAIDKNKLWENTVVIFSSDHGDGMGAHQWNQKSALYEEVVNVPMIVTLPGKKNAGTVLPQLVNNGVDFYASVCDWAGVSPIEGTSGVSYRKLVEAADADMKHQENIVIETTFDKGTSSRGWCVCSEKYKYVLYDKGRYREQLYDMEKDRGEMRNLAVESSYKDELKKYRTILSKWMDEHKVKGKFRITN; encoded by the coding sequence ATGAACCGTAATTTGTTTTTAGGCATATTATTAATGCCGTTGTGTACTATTGCACAAGAACGTCCTAACATTATATATATTTTCACAGACCAGCATTCGGCACAAGCTTTGAGCTGTATGGGTAATGATGATGTCTCAACACCTAACATTGACCGTTTAGCTGATGCCGGTGTGTTGTTTACCAGAGCTTATTGCTCAGCTCCTCTCAGCGGTCCTTCAAGAACAAGCATGTTTACAGGTTTTTATTCTCATGAGATAGGGGTTAATATGAATGGTAAGCCATTGCCTAAAGGTTTTGAGAAGAATGTGCTTGGTAATCTTTTGTCAGTTGTCGGGTATGAATGCGCGTATGCCGGTAAATGGCATGTTCATACATCTTCGATGCCTGAAGAAAATGCTTTCGGTTTTGAGGTGATTCATTCTCATAATGATAATGGATTGGCTGAAACTTGTGTGGATTTTCTAAATAAGAAACATGCCAAACCTTTTTTCCTGGTTGCTTCGTTCGATAATCCTCATAATATTTGCGAATATGCAAGACAGCAAAGTCTGCCTTATGGAGAAATAGAAATGGCTTCTTTAGAAGATTGTCCTGGATTGCCTGCGAATTTTGCAATAAATCCGTATGATGCAGATGTGATAGCGTATGAGAAAACACAGAACTATAGTGCATACCCGACAATATATTATACAGCAGATGATTGGAGAAAATATAGATATACATATTATAAGCTAGTGGAAAAAATCGATGCAGAAATAGGTAAAATAATAGATGCTATTGATAAGAATAAGTTGTGGGAAAATACAGTAGTTATTTTTTCAAGCGATCATGGTGATGGAATGGGAGCACATCAATGGAATCAGAAATCTGCGTTATATGAAGAAGTTGTCAATGTTCCTATGATAGTGACTTTGCCTGGTAAGAAAAATGCAGGTACCGTTTTGCCTCAATTAGTAAATAATGGAGTAGATTTTTATGCTTCCGTTTGTGATTGGGCTGGAGTTTCACCTATAGAAGGTACATCCGGAGTTTCATACAGGAAGCTTGTTGAGGCAGCAGATGCCGACATGAAACATCAGGAGAATATTGTAATTGAGACTACTTTTGATAAAGGAACTTCTTCAAGAGGATGGTGTGTATGTTCTGAGAAATATAAGTATGTCCTGTATGATAAAGGAAGGTATCGCGAACAACTCTATGACATGGAGAAAGATCGTGGTGAGATGAGAAATCTGGCTGTAGAATCATCTTATAAGGATGAACTTAAAAAGTATAGAACGATTTTATCCAAATGGATGGATGAACATAAAGTAAAAGGGAAGTTTAGGATTACAAATTAA
- a CDS encoding hybrid sensor histidine kinase/response regulator, translated as MKIIGGYIFLCLFVLFVFVIIYFEKSRVHELQEIVVNINKERKNINKVYLYMLRLASQSESIITWDISDFNKYRDYRLKVGSILCNMKSYDLKDTLRSEYIDSLLNLLEIKESHLFHIMEALISRKSSDSIIADRLPVLAENFSNIRITTRKKSGLAGLLGGKEKILIPYNTDALNELNEIFFTDHDSINSQMKVYDDSLQLQNQLINHNLYKFISFLDEQVEQSFLRRSEIITKCQHTSFNLFISVIIVMYCMIVISFIKIRSDLRNEEKVKLRLKQAISENENLLEMRKKIILTVSHDIRGPLGNIHNCADLASETRQKKKRDLYLEDIRHSCHHILHLVNDLMDAYRINEAGDLRNDTPFYLDRFLQRISDEFSRKAVVKALFFQSEHQNSSFVVKGDADKLEQVLANLLTNAIKFTPSGTISFYSKYLEGKLHIEIRDTGIGMDEETQKRIFAPFERAAQNVNSEGFGLGLFLTKGLIKVLNGIITVESAPGKGSIFRLEIPLPETDELVEEDKTDSDSITILPKNVLVVDDDPILLKIAEDMLGRKGISCTTCMNFQEVVAALGKSDYDIVLTDLQMPDTDGFVLLRLLRNSDIGNSRTIPVAVMTARGDGNSGIYEKEGFAGCIHKPFNIHALLTFLSTVMSQTKISQTGDFDFSCLLDNTDDYGHMLSLVLMESRKEIEELTTAIKTINRESIRKTIHRMMPVWEMLEKEQLLRDFQEKLHDMDISDDVICENAIQIIEWIEKLINETENELKKYENSDC; from the coding sequence ATGAAAATAATTGGTGGATATATCTTTTTATGTTTATTTGTTTTGTTTGTTTTTGTTATAATTTACTTTGAGAAAAGTAGAGTTCATGAACTTCAGGAAATTGTAGTAAATATAAACAAAGAACGTAAAAATATAAATAAAGTATATCTGTATATGTTAAGATTGGCATCTCAGAGTGAATCTATTATAACATGGGATATATCGGATTTTAATAAATACCGGGATTATCGTTTAAAGGTTGGTAGTATATTGTGCAATATGAAATCATATGATTTAAAAGATACTTTGCGTTCTGAGTATATCGACTCTTTACTAAATCTTTTAGAAATAAAGGAAAGTCATCTTTTTCATATTATGGAGGCTCTTATATCAAGAAAGAGTTCAGATAGTATTATTGCTGATCGATTGCCTGTATTGGCTGAAAACTTTTCTAATATCCGTATAACAACCCGTAAGAAATCTGGTCTGGCTGGACTGTTGGGAGGTAAAGAAAAGATACTAATTCCATATAACACAGATGCACTTAACGAGTTAAATGAGATCTTTTTTACAGATCATGATAGTATAAATAGCCAAATGAAAGTTTATGATGACAGTTTGCAATTACAGAATCAACTGATAAATCACAACTTATATAAGTTTATTTCTTTTTTGGATGAGCAGGTGGAGCAATCCTTTTTAAGGAGAAGTGAAATAATAACAAAATGTCAGCATACATCTTTTAATCTATTTATTTCAGTAATAATAGTTATGTACTGTATGATTGTTATTTCTTTTATTAAAATACGTTCAGATTTACGAAATGAAGAAAAAGTAAAATTAAGACTAAAACAGGCAATTAGTGAAAATGAGAATTTGCTTGAAATGCGTAAGAAGATTATTCTTACGGTTTCTCATGATATACGTGGTCCACTTGGGAATATTCACAATTGTGCAGATCTGGCTTCTGAAACTCGTCAAAAAAAGAAAAGAGATTTATATTTGGAAGATATTAGACATTCCTGTCATCATATCTTGCACTTGGTTAATGACCTGATGGATGCCTATCGGATCAATGAAGCCGGTGATTTGCGTAACGACACGCCATTTTATCTTGACCGTTTCCTGCAACGCATCTCAGACGAGTTTTCCCGCAAGGCTGTTGTAAAGGCTTTATTTTTTCAATCTGAACATCAAAATTCATCTTTTGTTGTAAAGGGCGATGCAGATAAGCTGGAGCAGGTACTTGCCAATTTATTGACTAATGCAATCAAGTTTACTCCATCAGGAACCATAAGTTTTTATTCAAAATATTTGGAAGGAAAACTGCACATTGAAATCAGAGATACCGGTATCGGAATGGATGAGGAAACGCAGAAAAGAATATTTGCTCCGTTTGAACGTGCTGCACAGAATGTCAATTCTGAGGGCTTTGGTTTAGGTCTTTTCCTGACAAAAGGACTGATCAAAGTCCTGAATGGTATTATAACTGTGGAAAGCGCACCGGGAAAGGGAAGCATTTTCAGGCTTGAGATTCCTTTACCTGAAACAGATGAACTTGTGGAAGAGGACAAGACTGATAGTGATTCGATAACTATTTTACCGAAGAATGTGCTTGTTGTGGATGATGATCCTATATTGTTAAAAATAGCGGAGGACATGCTTGGACGTAAGGGAATTTCCTGCACAACCTGTATGAATTTTCAGGAAGTCGTAGCTGCTCTTGGGAAATCGGATTATGATATTGTGTTGACAGATCTACAAATGCCAGATACCGACGGGTTCGTTCTGTTAAGATTGCTCCGAAATTCAGACATAGGAAATTCAAGAACCATTCCAGTTGCGGTTATGACTGCCCGAGGAGATGGTAATAGCGGAATCTATGAAAAAGAAGGATTTGCAGGTTGCATTCATAAACCGTTCAACATTCATGCATTACTTACTTTTTTATCAACTGTCATGTCTCAAACAAAAATTTCTCAAACTGGAGATTTTGACTTCTCTTGTCTGTTGGATAATACAGATGATTATGGACATATGCTGTCTCTTGTTCTCATGGAATCAAGAAAAGAAATTGAAGAACTTACAACAGCTATAAAGACAATCAATCGAGAAAGTATTAGGAAAACAATACATCGAATGATGCCTGTATGGGAAATGCTTGAAAAAGAACAGTTGTTGCGTGATTTTCAAGAAAAATTACACGATATGGATATTAGTGATGATGTTATTTGTGAAAATGCTATCCAGATTATAGAGTGGATTGAAAAATTAATTAATGAAACAGAAAATGAGTTGAAAAAATATGAAAATTCTGATTGTTGA
- a CDS encoding sigma-54 dependent transcriptional regulator produces MKILIVEDNMILCGMIEKWLQKAGYEVLTAIDEPGARSILKKNEISLVLGDVRLPEGDGISLLEWMMRSGMEIPFIVMTDYACISDAVRAIKLGAKDYLEKPVHQEQLLELMHSMLKSPVVVRKERSFVERTSEAARKAASLARRVAPSELSVLILGPSGSGKEVIAQMIHRYSDRREKPFVAVNCGSIPNDLQASEFFGAVKGAFTGAVADRKGHFETANGGTLFLDEVGNMPYSMQILLLRVLQEREFNPVGSDKVKHTDVRIISATNEDMKKAVEEGRFREDLYYRLAELEILQPPLKECKDDILPLAEFFRKEHSGRIRVKNEGFTEEAKSCMLGYDWPGNVRELNAKIKRAVIVADNALLDVCDLGLENVDCNDNPDIRIIQEKERIRNLLDKNHGNVSKTAAELGCSRTALYKKMKKLDLK; encoded by the coding sequence ATGAAAATTCTGATTGTTGAAGACAATATGATACTTTGCGGCATGATTGAAAAATGGCTACAGAAGGCCGGTTACGAAGTATTGACAGCTATAGATGAACCCGGTGCACGTAGTATTCTGAAGAAAAACGAAATCAGTCTGGTATTGGGAGACGTGCGCCTGCCGGAAGGTGACGGTATCAGCCTTCTGGAATGGATGATGCGTTCCGGTATGGAAATTCCTTTTATTGTCATGACGGATTATGCCTGTATTTCGGATGCTGTTCGTGCCATCAAGCTTGGAGCTAAGGATTATCTGGAAAAGCCTGTTCACCAAGAACAATTGCTTGAATTAATGCACAGTATGCTTAAGAGTCCGGTTGTAGTGCGTAAAGAGCGTTCTTTTGTTGAACGTACCAGTGAAGCTGCCAGAAAAGCCGCTTCACTGGCTCGTCGTGTGGCACCTTCGGAACTTTCAGTCCTGATACTCGGTCCGAGCGGAAGCGGTAAGGAAGTGATAGCCCAGATGATACACCGTTATAGTGACAGACGTGAGAAGCCTTTTGTTGCCGTCAATTGTGGAAGTATACCTAACGATTTGCAGGCTTCAGAATTTTTCGGTGCAGTCAAAGGAGCTTTTACAGGAGCTGTTGCGGATAGAAAAGGACATTTTGAAACAGCCAATGGAGGAACTTTATTTCTGGATGAAGTCGGCAATATGCCGTATTCCATGCAGATTCTTCTCCTGCGTGTCCTTCAGGAAAGGGAGTTTAATCCAGTAGGAAGTGATAAAGTGAAACATACGGATGTACGTATTATTTCTGCTACCAATGAGGATATGAAAAAAGCGGTGGAGGAAGGTCGCTTTCGTGAGGATTTGTATTATCGTCTTGCTGAATTGGAAATTTTGCAGCCACCACTTAAAGAATGTAAAGACGATATTCTCCCGCTTGCCGAATTCTTCAGAAAAGAACATTCAGGTAGAATACGTGTCAAGAATGAGGGATTTACTGAAGAAGCGAAATCATGTATGTTGGGATATGACTGGCCGGGTAATGTACGGGAATTGAACGCAAAAATCAAACGTGCAGTAATTGTTGCTGATAATGCATTATTGGATGTCTGTGATTTGGGACTGGAAAATGTAGATTGTAATGATAATCCGGATATTCGTATTATTCAGGAAAAGGAAAGGATACGAAATCTGCTTGATAAAAATCATGGTAATGTCAGCAAGACAGCAGCGGAACTCGGTTGCAGTCGTACAGCCCTGTACAAGAAAATGAAGAAACTTGATCTGAAGTAA
- a CDS encoding reverse transcriptase domain-containing protein has protein sequence MKRNPEKILNSLTQHSSDLEYKFERLYRILFNEEMYYIAYQRIYAKQGNMTKGVDGKTVDGFSMSHIEQLIDTLRNETYQPKPSQRVYIPKKNGKMRPLGIPSFMDKLLQDVIRMILEAIYEGSFENTSHGFRPQRSPQTALSSIQKSFNGTKWFIEGDIKGFFDNIDHEVLIAILSERISDNRFIRLIRKFLNAGYVEDWIFHKSYSGTPQGGIISPILANIYLDKFDKYIKEYITKFNKGKRRKENPIAKQLGHRKAKLVTKLRNTVDETKRKQLSAEIRETVKERLKYPAGDEMDDSIKRLKYIRYADDFLIGVIGSKQDCIQIKEDIKQFMADKLKLELSDEKTLITNARKHAKFLGYDVFVRKSNDTCRDKNGHLTRSLDHKIVLYVTTETMRKKLLEYDAVKITKQNGKEVWKPKGRPYMRCLDDLEIISQYNSEIMGFYNYYSIANNSPVIDSFYNIMEYSMYKTYAAKYTTSQKKIIAKYKKNGVFSIPYTNKKGYEVRREFYDKGFKRKELPNRNLDDRLPNTVAITGGRNGLITRLNARVCENCGATDNLEMHHVRKLKDLKGKSDWEIKMISRNRKTLAVCSVCHHKIHSGKLD, from the coding sequence ATGAAAAGAAATCCAGAAAAGATATTAAACAGTCTAACACAGCATAGTTCCGACTTGGAATACAAGTTCGAACGTTTGTATCGGATACTGTTTAATGAAGAGATGTACTACATAGCCTATCAACGAATATATGCCAAACAAGGCAATATGACTAAAGGAGTTGACGGAAAAACCGTCGACGGCTTCAGTATGTCCCATATTGAGCAGTTGATTGATACGCTCAGAAATGAGACGTATCAGCCTAAACCCTCACAGCGAGTTTACATTCCAAAGAAAAACGGAAAAATGAGACCGCTGGGTATACCGTCATTTATGGATAAACTTCTTCAAGATGTTATCAGAATGATTTTGGAAGCCATCTATGAGGGCAGTTTTGAAAATACCTCACATGGTTTCAGACCACAACGAAGTCCTCAAACTGCCCTCTCAAGCATTCAAAAGTCATTCAATGGCACAAAGTGGTTTATCGAGGGAGACATTAAAGGCTTCTTCGATAACATAGACCACGAAGTATTGATAGCCATTCTTTCAGAAAGGATTTCTGATAACAGGTTTATCCGACTTATCAGAAAATTCCTGAATGCGGGATATGTTGAAGATTGGATATTCCACAAATCATACAGTGGAACTCCGCAAGGGGGTATTATAAGTCCTATATTGGCGAATATCTACCTTGACAAATTTGACAAGTACATCAAGGAGTACATCACAAAATTCAACAAAGGGAAAAGACGCAAGGAAAATCCGATTGCAAAACAACTCGGACATCGTAAAGCCAAGTTAGTTACAAAACTACGAAACACTGTTGATGAAACGAAACGTAAACAATTGTCTGCGGAAATTAGAGAAACTGTCAAAGAACGACTGAAATATCCTGCCGGTGATGAAATGGATGACAGTATCAAACGACTGAAATACATAAGATATGCAGATGATTTTCTAATTGGAGTAATCGGTAGCAAGCAAGATTGTATCCAAATCAAAGAGGACATAAAGCAATTTATGGCTGATAAATTGAAGTTGGAACTATCTGACGAAAAAACTCTGATTACCAATGCAAGAAAACACGCTAAATTTCTTGGTTATGATGTCTTTGTGCGAAAATCCAATGATACATGCAGAGATAAGAACGGTCATTTGACAAGGTCGTTAGACCACAAGATAGTATTATATGTGACTACCGAAACAATGCGAAAGAAACTTCTTGAATATGATGCTGTTAAAATTACCAAGCAGAACGGGAAAGAAGTTTGGAAGCCAAAAGGTCGTCCATATATGAGATGTCTTGATGATTTGGAGATTATAAGTCAATATAACTCTGAAATCATGGGGTTCTACAACTACTACTCGATAGCAAACAACAGCCCCGTTATTGACTCTTTCTACAACATTATGGAGTATAGTATGTACAAGACATACGCCGCAAAATACACTACTTCCCAAAAAAAGATTATTGCGAAGTACAAGAAAAACGGTGTATTCTCCATACCATACACAAACAAGAAAGGGTACGAGGTTAGACGTGAGTTTTATGACAAAGGTTTCAAACGCAAGGAACTACCGAACCGTAATTTAGATGACAGATTACCTAACACAGTCGCTATAACGGGTGGCAGAAATGGATTGATTACAAGACTAAATGCACGTGTATGTGAAAACTGCGGTGCAACCGACAATCTTGAAATGCATCATGTTCGCAAACTCAAAGACTTGAAAGGTAAAAGTGATTGGGAAATAAAAATGATTTCCCGTAACCGTAAAACATTAGCAGTATGTTCAGTATGTCATCACAAAATACATTCGGGAAAGTTAGACTGA
- the ltrA gene encoding group II intron reverse transcriptase/maturase, translated as MNETKTSCAPADNRNQTWDGMDWSKCETYVRKLQARIVKAQKEGRHNKVKALQWMLTHSFYAKALAVKRVTSNKGKNTSGVDKQLWDSPKRKYKAIDELKRRGYKPQPLRRVHIKKKNGKLRPLGIPTMKDRAMQALYLMALEPIAETTGDRFSYGFRKKRRTMDAIRQIDTVLNRQHSPEWILEGDIKGYFDHISHDWLLNHIPMDKTILRKWLKCGAVFNGKLFPTEEGTPQGGIISPTLANMALDGLQPLLAERFKRRFINYKTFHYKVNLIRYADDFIITGRDKELLENEVKPIVIEFLKERGLTLSEEKTTITNIYNGFDFLGFNIRKFGKRLYTSPSKEAQKRFRAKISDIVKGHKTCKQESLIRMLNPVITGWGNYYRYGASTAAFHDCDYHIYNLTKQWALRRHPKKRITWVADKYWYEIRGRKWTFAWKYESKNKKVNYLTLKRLSDIHYTPYKQIKGKANPFDPDYDDYFSQRKEQQMLESLKGRKSLLYLWNKQNRTCPLCGKVIDCTKAWNVNEIHVNGSIVRQLVHNNCYKQNKRKC; from the coding sequence ATGAACGAAACTAAAACATCGTGTGCGCCTGCTGACAACAGGAATCAGACTTGGGACGGTATGGACTGGTCCAAGTGTGAAACCTATGTCCGAAAGCTACAAGCGCGTATTGTAAAGGCTCAGAAAGAAGGCAGACATAATAAGGTAAAAGCCTTACAATGGATGCTTACTCACTCTTTTTACGCCAAGGCATTGGCGGTAAAGAGGGTTACTTCCAACAAAGGGAAGAATACGTCTGGAGTAGATAAACAGCTTTGGGATTCTCCCAAGCGCAAGTACAAAGCAATTGATGAACTCAAACGCCGTGGTTATAAACCTCAACCACTCCGTAGGGTTCATATCAAGAAAAAGAACGGCAAACTTCGACCGTTGGGAATACCGACAATGAAAGACAGAGCGATGCAAGCATTATACCTAATGGCTTTAGAACCGATAGCCGAAACGACAGGCGACCGCTTTTCATATGGTTTCCGCAAGAAACGCAGGACAATGGACGCTATCCGTCAGATTGACACGGTTCTAAACCGCCAACATTCCCCCGAATGGATTTTGGAGGGAGATATTAAAGGCTACTTCGACCACATCAGCCACGACTGGCTTCTTAATCACATTCCTATGGATAAGACGATACTCAGAAAATGGCTGAAATGTGGAGCTGTATTCAATGGCAAACTGTTCCCGACAGAAGAAGGTACACCACAAGGAGGTATCATATCACCGACACTTGCAAATATGGCACTTGACGGACTTCAACCACTCTTGGCCGAAAGATTCAAAAGACGTTTCATCAACTATAAGACATTCCACTACAAAGTGAATCTTATCAGATATGCGGACGATTTTATAATCACTGGTCGGGATAAGGAGCTTTTGGAAAACGAGGTCAAACCTATAGTAATAGAATTTCTCAAAGAAAGAGGTCTTACTTTATCCGAAGAGAAAACTACCATTACAAACATATACAACGGTTTTGATTTCTTAGGTTTCAATATAAGGAAGTTTGGCAAAAGGCTATACACGTCACCGTCAAAAGAGGCACAGAAACGCTTTAGAGCTAAAATCAGTGACATCGTTAAAGGACATAAAACGTGTAAGCAGGAATCGCTGATACGAATGCTCAATCCTGTAATTACAGGCTGGGGAAATTACTACCGATATGGTGCATCAACCGCTGCTTTTCATGATTGCGACTACCACATTTATAACCTCACGAAGCAATGGGCTTTACGCCGTCATCCGAAGAAACGCATAACCTGGGTGGCAGACAAGTATTGGTATGAAATTCGGGGGCGTAAATGGACATTTGCATGGAAATATGAATCAAAGAACAAGAAAGTAAATTACTTGACTCTTAAAAGGTTGTCGGATATACATTATACTCCGTATAAACAAATCAAGGGTAAAGCAAATCCTTTTGACCCTGACTATGATGATTATTTCTCTCAGCGAAAGGAACAACAAATGCTGGAATCTCTCAAAGGACGTAAGTCTCTCTTATATTTATGGAACAAGCAGAATCGGACATGTCCGTTATGTGGAAAAGTTATAGATTGTACAAAAGCATGGAACGTCAACGAAATACATGTTAACGGTTCGATTGTACGACAACTTGTCCACAACAACTGCTACAAGCAAAATAAACGAAAATGTTGA